The sequence CGTTACACCACTCCTTCGATCTCCACGATTTTTGGTGTTATCTTCTTGTATAATCCCTTCCTACTAATGAAGTTTAACCTTGACTCTTATACGGCTTCTCACTGTATAATAGCTAATGGTGCAGAGGTATGATTGTATGAGTTATAAAATGATTTCCGTCGAGCTCTGCTGCAGTGGATCGCACTGGTAGGCCTCGGAATTTGGTACGGGCGAGTACTTGGAGTTTCTCTTGCTGGCAGCTGCTGGATTTAAAGATTCAGCCGTGGTGGTGGTGAAGCTATAGGTGGTTCCACATCCATTCAGACTGGTTACGGTGCTGACCAACCCAGGTCCTGGATACTTGGCCACTGTCACAACACTGGCTGTCAATGTGGCCGTGGAGGAATCATTACTTCCCGATGTTCCCAGACCCTTTTCGGCAGTGATTTTCCTCCGCACTGGCGTCTCCTGCAGCACAGCTGACTTCCTTATGGTCTGCTGCAGCAGGGCATTCACATCGATTGCTGGCCAGGCGACCAGCGAGACACTTCGTCATAAGGAGTTGTCCACAGGAGAGGAGCCGCGTTTGTGTTTGCCATGTGGATTGCGATTCCAGTGTTTGCAGGACGGTGGCTCCACTTCCTTCTCCTTTGAATCCTTCGCCTCTTTCTTCTCCAGCTTATCCTTTTTATCCTCTTCTTTGATGGGAAAAGAAGTACCTCCTCCGGCGGTGGATGAAAGCGAGAAGTACTCGGCTGACTGGCTCAGTGAAGAGGCGTCTGCATCGGTTACATTGCCTCCGCCATTATCACTTCGCATGGTATGATCTCCATGATCCGGATCCATGAAGGAAGACCTCTGGGTGCTGAGGGGTGTTAGTGTGCTACTATGCATATCATCACCCTCTTGGGAAGGTGTTATGGTATGGTCGGCGGCTGTACAAAAACTTTCCCTCTGACCCGTGGTATCGTCGTCCTCATCATCCGCttcgtcctcctcctcttctTCCTGGGAGCAGGAACCACAACAGCAGGTGGAATTATGGCAGGAGCAGAAACTGGCTCTTCGGGAACCCGGATTACATTGATGGCACTCAGCTGATACGGTCATTTCGTGATGGGCCTCCATATCTTCATCCAAACTGCTGCAGGAACAGGAACTCGAGCAACTGCTACAGTAATCCGGTCCAGCTTCAGCCATAAATCTTTTCCTTTTGATGCGTACACATTCATTTCGCGCTGGAGCGGAGGCCGGATTGCCCCTTTTTGTGGAGCTACTGGAACTATTCGTTATGGCTGGCTGAGTAAGTTGGGTCTCATCTTCTGGTAAGTGGTGGGAGCCCATCCTCACATCGTCGTCATCATCGTCGTGCGAGAGTTCATCGGTCTCAATAGTCGTATTGGAATTCAAGGAACCTCTTCTATGACGATGTTGCTCCCGAAGCGGAGCCATTATAATGGGTTTTACACCCTCGCTGGCTACCTTATAAGGAAAATTCGACGTGGCCGTACTGCTATTGTTCTCATCTCCATCCTCGCTCATTGTGGCAGCATCGATTTCAATGGCTATGGCCTGATGATGCATCGCCTCTTCGCTGGAGTCCAAGGAAGACTTGTTGTTGTTCGATGGAAGCATTTGTTTGTGATTCGTCTGCTTGATTTGCAGATGCTGATGATTGTGATGGTGATGACTCCTCTTCTGATGCAGCAGAGCTCGTCTCTTTGTGCTCCTGTAGTGacaatgatgatgatgatgatgcctGTGGTGATTGCAGTGGCAGTGGTGATGGTGGGTCGTGATCACACAACAGCAACTACCGCCCTCCAATCTGGTTTGGGTGGCATTATTTCGCTTCCTGCGACAGCAGCCGCTTGCCTCCTGACCGCCAATCAGTCTTTGCTCCTTGGAAGCCGGGGAATGGACAATGACGACCTCCAAAGCAGCTGCAATGCTGCTATCATCTTTACTCTTGCCACTGCCTCCTGGTCTGGGCAACATCTTGTTATTATTGTGATATTGAAACGCACGGTTATCGTGGCACTGACCAAAGTCCAGCACCTTGAAGTGCTCGTCATCCGCTCGAGCCGTCAACAGATGATCGTCTCCGCTGCTGCTCACTGTGACGGGCAGCGATAGCTGATGCTCCTCGGAATGGGATGTATGTAGATCGTGGTGAGGGGTGTGCTGTGGCTGTTCTTCGGGGGCAAACTGCTAATCGCCGCGGCGCAGGTCCCGCGGCTTGGAATTCTTACGGTAGAACCACACCTGTGACAGGATTGCTATATCCAAGCTGACCTGAAATACAGAATGGTTTAGGTAAGTACTCTGTTTGAAAGACATAGACAAATAATACTCGCCTGCAGCGTGCCACAGATCCAGAACTGCGACGGGGCTTTCCTAACAATAAAGTAACCAGTCTTGAACATATCACCGAGCGTCCACATGATCACCATGTGTATGCTCATTCCATATGTTGATTTATTCTTAAAGTTGCGTAGAAATTGTGGCGCCCCTAAATGAACCAACAATTATGTGTTAGAAGATTTAAGGAAGGCATTAGCTTTTACTCAGACTCACCCAACATGGCCTCAGTGAAGACGGCCACAAAGCCCATGGACTCCATGAACCAATGCACGGATAGCATCAGATATGTTATGGCGGCTCCAACGGCCCACAGGACAAGCATAAAGTCCAGATACGATTGGAAGTCTGTCCAGCTCCAGAAGTATTTGAAATCCAGATCttttggaaaaattaaataagtaTTTAGGTATACAAATAACGAAATAATTCACTTGGTTAAGTTATAAATTGAGTTTTCGGCAAATAAATAGTTGAAACTCACGCGAAGAAAAAAAACCTATGTATTATAAAAACGGAAATACCTATCACTGCttttaaaataagtttaaaGTTTTAGAATATCTTTTACGTAgagtttaaattttattaaaactcttttaaaaacaataataaaaatgtaccttctcataaatttataaaatataccAATTTTTAAACAACCGTAGaccatatttttttaagaatccAGTAGTTTAAAGAACTTTTGTTCATCTACACTAAGGAAACCAAAGTTCGTGACCCAAGAATTTACAACTCTATAAATCGTTCAAAGCCATATCAGGCCAAGTGTAGATGGCAAGCCAGTTGGAAATCAATTTTCATTATCTCGGCCCGCTTTTAGGCGCTGCACAATTTACGACGAGCAATGTACAAAGAAGCCCAAGGCGTGCCAATATAATTAGCTCGTGTCGGTGTGGGCGTATATATTGGTTCGCTGTGGTTCATTGATCAATTTACCGCCCGGAACCCTACCGCCTAACCTAGTTTCTTGTTTTCCCACTTACTGATAAGAAGTAACGAAGGAGAAGAAATAAATGCGGACAGCAAACGAGCGCTTCGCCTCataaagatatattatgaTAAAGAGAACAGAAGGTGGAACATTTTCTGTACGTTGCTAATGGTAATGAAATTGCAATCCCCTAACTTCTCTCCCCCgcgttttattttatttccatCTATTCTGAAGACTGACACAGGAAATTGCCTTCAATTGAGTGAAAAGTTTTTTGTACCTCGTACTTGCAGGGCATATGGTTTCATTGTCTTTTGAAAAAATGGGAGAAACATGTGTAGAaactatttatattttcaaccTATGCATGCCATGTGCTGAATCTTAAATATCTCTTAGTCAAGACACTTTTCCTTagcaatatttttttgtatctttcAAAACCCCCTGGAACCATTTGACTCACCATTGAGATAATGCCGGGAGCGAACTCGCTTCAGGACGCTTCCGCCCGCTTCGGTGGAAACAGAGGCGCCCGTATCCGTGTCCGTCATCACTTTGGGCAAATGCAGTTCATCGCCTGGAAAGGAATGAGGGGTGGGCGTAAGTTGACATGTTTATCCTCGGGGTGATGGTTTTATAACCCCTGTATGGGACTCACCTCGCAGGGCGTGCTCGCGGTTATTGGCATTAATCCGCTTCACCTTCACGCACAGATGGATCATCAGGAACATGGTCACGTTCATCACGACACTCTGCACCAGCAGTGGAAGCTCATAGCGGCTGGAGAACCTGAAAAATCAGGGCAAAAATGGACAGAGGTCAGTCAGAGAGAAAGGTCAACACAAAATGACATTTTAATTGACTTGCACTATCGAGATGTGGTTGTGTCCTTGGTGGGATTTCATTAAGGGGGTAGTTATAATAAGCATACAACGAAATATGTTCATTACTGAATTTAttttaaccatttaaattataataaatcaTTACTGTGTCCTTATCCTTAAAGATTAAGTAAAAACATCCACAGAAAGAGGTTATCTCATTCCATTTATTATTCTTAATGACCATATACCACCCGAAAAACCTTTCTCGGGTCTTAAAAGCATTAAAaggtattattatttatcaCTCCTAAGTTGACAACGGCACAATGTAGCGTTAAGTACAGCT is a genomic window of Drosophila suzukii chromosome 2L, CBGP_Dsuzu_IsoJpt1.0, whole genome shotgun sequence containing:
- the LOC108020904 gene encoding LOW QUALITY PROTEIN: uncharacterized protein (The sequence of the model RefSeq protein was modified relative to this genomic sequence to represent the inferred CDS: substituted 1 base at 1 genomic stop codon): MDWIINDEMGLTVGHVVGWAAASAMVIGGVIPYVPQYIEIKKTQDAEGFSLYVCLALLVANSLRILFWFSSRYELPLLVQSVVMNVTMFLMIHLCVKVKRINANNREHALRGDELHLPKVMTDTDTGASVSTEAGGSVLKRVRSRHYLNDLDFKYFWSWTDFQSYLDFMLVLWAVGAAITYLMLSVHWFMESMGFVAVFTEAMLGAPQFLRNFKNKSTYGMSIHMVIMWTLGDMFKTGYFIVRKAPSQFWICGTLQVSLDIAILSQVWFYRKNSKPRDLRRGDXQFAPEEQPQHTPHHDLHTSHSEEHQLSLPVTVSSSGDDHLLTARADDEHFKVLDFGQCHDNRAFQYHNNNKMLPRPGGSGKSKDDSSIAAALEVVIVHSPASKEQRLIGGQEASGCCRRKRNNATQTRLEGGSCCCVITTHHHHCHCNHHRHHHHHHCHYRSTKRRALLHQKRSHHHHNHQHLQIKQTNHKQMLPSNNNKSSLDSSEEAMHHQAIAIEIDAATMSEDGDENNSSTATSNFPYKVASEGVKPIIMAPLREQHRHRRGSLNSNTTIETDELSHDDDDDDVRMGSHHLPEDETQLTQPAITNSSSSSTKRGNPASAPARNECVRIKRKRFMAEAGPDYCSSCSSSCSCSSLDEDMEAHHEMTVSAECHQCNPGSRRASFCSCHNSTCCCGSCSQEEEEEDEADDEDDDTTGQRESFCTAADHTITPSQEGDDMHSSTLTPLSTQRSSFMDPDHGDHTMRSDNGGGNVTDADASSLSQSAEYFSLSSTAGGGTSFPIKEEDKKDKLEKKEAKDSKEKEVEPPSCKHWNRNPHGKHKRGSSPVDNSL